In Bacteroidia bacterium, the following are encoded in one genomic region:
- a CDS encoding phosphatidate cytidylyltransferase produces MINIKDATTRIGSGLIFLSIFIGSIWYGGYSFVLLFTLLAGMALKEYFSLFRNGGLSVLVYVPSVLGALLFLVLGLEQLNMIPSGKYIGIPIALFFLFFFYEMLKNETKPIDNLSSYALGLIYVLLPLIFFQWMAFYKYQEYTFQVILGHLIIIWANDTGAYGFGVTFGKHRILERISPKKSWEGAAGGLLFGLTAAYIWSQYNPILSTVNWIVVAIIIMVTGTLGDFVESMFKRHLGVKDSGSIMPGHGGMLDRFDSVLLSAPFVWAYLEAFC; encoded by the coding sequence ATGATTAATATAAAAGATGCAACTACCCGAATTGGTTCAGGGCTCATATTCCTTTCCATTTTTATTGGTAGTATTTGGTATGGTGGGTATTCCTTTGTATTGTTGTTTACTTTACTTGCCGGAATGGCTTTAAAGGAGTATTTCAGTTTGTTTAGGAATGGGGGATTATCGGTTCTGGTATATGTACCTAGTGTTTTGGGGGCATTGTTATTTTTGGTATTGGGTCTTGAGCAATTAAATATGATTCCTTCAGGAAAGTATATAGGAATACCAATTGCTTTATTTTTCTTATTTTTCTTTTATGAAATGTTGAAGAATGAAACGAAGCCAATCGATAATTTATCAAGTTATGCACTTGGATTAATTTATGTTTTATTGCCTCTTATCTTTTTTCAATGGATGGCATTTTATAAGTACCAAGAATATACTTTTCAGGTAATTCTTGGACATTTAATTATCATTTGGGCGAATGATACCGGGGCTTATGGTTTTGGAGTCACCTTTGGAAAGCACAGGATACTGGAGCGAATTTCTCCGAAAAAATCCTGGGAGGGTGCTGCAGGAGGTTTGTTATTTGGTTTAACGGCAGCTTATATATGGAGCCAATACAATCCAATATTATCTACTGTTAATTGGATAGTAGTGGCAATAATTATTATGGTAACCGGAACTTTAGGTGATTTTGTTGAATCCATGTTTAAGCGACATCTTGGAGTAAAAGATAGCGGAAGCATAATGCCGGGCCATGGAGGCATGTTGGATCGATTTGATAGTGTATTATTATCAGCGCCTTTTGTTTGGGCCTATTTAGAAGCTTTTTGTTAG
- a CDS encoding PKD domain-containing protein encodes MSTFLNQLSLKFFIVILTLHFSALSQNLNWPLDPVTSQHRIVGTTGEYRQFQRFHQGVDIHDAGLQQVKAILSGIVTSVHDAGSNSFVKITSNGGITITYIHIQRLPGIELNSLVTTGQEIGTMYNWSSPHVHLESEQFNFLDQHLTPFQNYTNTLPVVSGPTPPAYANKFFFKDGLRHSNTTSAFPLIPGSNQQYIFGKADIVANIEHCHILANGGYEQGSCAPYIINWEISDAEGHSSGEIENYRFSYVPDDADADECFLYGSTMDNPNYILTARPNHASSSYPDLPVERYFNSKEKLGFIENTWNTNSAISDASTSAQTKYPDGLYNLLIQAKVADQDGILEDQIGSRNVSFRIDNYRPYISNVQVKEISQTGNEETLLYDGTWEYTNSTLHLDPFQLGNNQTAGMNNVRLKEMYHNGKDIEIVVHFSEAIPNIPGNPRVRLRCGATYSTLTSANSTYYASSDLKYYTYHVPSSTLSALFQSPDENVFIEVEAKDYTGADLLGFNPNQTATNYISGNNEFSYLQIPYRNWNGGQVEWSQNQLFSSSTIDKSHLFKRVNPCSGGTPTLGGSSACPLADFSASVVSITAGESVTFHNLSENLNNGYTWDFGDGNTGTTITVNQSISHTYNVAGTFTVRLNGVGVGVNGQETYIRQRLNYIEVLEPESVSNPGGNGGTNGVLYCDFNFYPSNPLVLENVDFEFLGSGGVPPYQYFWSFQDGNPANSSSENPSTAFISSGSVKTITLIITDFTGQTASHTEYIPVGSNEPVLAFTNGPGQSCMTLVPGSTNQFSTGQMVSFVPAPINNSQGLVIYHWDFGDGSFSQEFSPAHVYSNPGNYLASLTITAFNGQTLSCNQALSVTNPYQISNLTVQSTNGTSRQLVGNTAEAFNLQASFDGAGVSQPNIYYWNFHFIGFQSTIQQADISVQTTSPTLSQYPGMMPPNLVPGNWFVTVTACNSQGCISSEALHLIVNMDQQITESSPLEFGNLNFQEQCYSTESDANHRIGLDLTIGVLESSYPNALNHQCMCQDPSIPISLAPYGPYITFAPLQANADYYFDNTIGPNSLNNWMEYANCNCTSGRGFACVVLDNFSTTVFPKHIEGKISAAACEVGTMVGDPATLVTRTFEFDMYKCLKASDISMPASVDLCPGTTYQLNAINNNKARPPFTYQWTSTDPGAMDYISDPTILNPQFTFPSGLDADITYKLQIHSGEMTWNFNQYDPYKLITFHLHPIAVELPVTTYHVCLGNTIDLHASSTGGDGMNNQYIWMRNINISPTTLPNFVPSPNLTNANTADPTFEGPSNGSYDLYVFVNSLHGQCMGYGMVTIIVDDQVEPVSAGEDIISCSGKELHLDGEMLSTASSAMFQYRWYKSGVEEGDFQLCNLIQPTGISMFSPTSVAPYQTTEYTLEVLQPNGCSSTDELVIFIDETLNPIVTYPEDQFLCHGVGDLELSLQVQGGIAPYWIDWWKELGSTGYIQLANDQPSILLGYNTIFQSISPQDHVVNIVTDVVDANGCHTKNFDHPIRVEANSQIKVIPSGDQQYVFYRDGNPLPPFENILQIEGGVPDYSYTWTKNGDVVSTAFSFQPDVVHAGEYILDVFDSKGCHQSTSNSVEINFFDKNPNPVLDLPIEVCEGHRFSIFLKPYLEDPFNPYLSGWGLAIFVNHPDFVPPMDIIGIPIIPATGGEIEFFPEQAGDYNLHFQFGFRDLDWIPPQPIYVGPNSIYDFTIPVHVVPAVGVVEPNVSQCSDINTQNELENTYWAQQILACPSGPVSVEPWAVGRYYAGQSIKLLPGFKSNFQSDFIAKIQCVETIVERLDETNPSSNQPAVDTLVNHRFDSFNYFPNPSTGKLNFELNLSTDQRYFIDLLDLTGRNVKKITAGIGSSGKGTVDLSDLSPGTYYIKLTCDLSSLDQRTYKLIKLN; translated from the coding sequence ATGTCTACATTCTTAAACCAATTAAGTCTTAAATTTTTTATAGTTATATTAACACTTCATTTTTCAGCTTTATCACAAAATTTGAATTGGCCTTTGGATCCTGTTACGAGTCAGCACCGGATAGTTGGCACCACAGGTGAATACAGGCAATTCCAGCGTTTTCATCAAGGGGTAGATATACATGATGCAGGATTACAACAAGTGAAAGCTATCCTTTCAGGAATTGTCACCTCGGTTCATGATGCCGGTTCAAATTCCTTTGTTAAAATTACCTCAAATGGCGGTATAACGATAACATACATTCATATTCAAAGATTGCCTGGAATTGAATTGAATTCATTGGTAACTACAGGCCAGGAAATTGGAACAATGTATAATTGGAGTTCCCCGCATGTTCATTTAGAATCGGAACAATTTAACTTTCTGGATCAGCATTTAACTCCCTTTCAAAATTATACCAATACCTTACCTGTAGTTTCCGGACCAACTCCTCCTGCTTATGCTAACAAATTCTTTTTTAAGGATGGGCTTAGGCATTCCAATACTACCTCTGCATTTCCTTTAATACCAGGTTCTAATCAACAGTATATTTTTGGGAAAGCCGATATTGTTGCCAATATTGAACATTGTCACATCCTTGCCAATGGTGGTTATGAACAGGGCAGCTGTGCTCCTTACATTATTAATTGGGAAATCAGTGATGCAGAAGGTCATTCTTCCGGTGAAATTGAAAATTACAGGTTTAGTTATGTGCCGGATGATGCAGATGCTGATGAATGTTTTCTTTATGGATCCACCATGGACAATCCCAACTACATCTTAACTGCCAGACCCAATCATGCCAGTTCCTCTTATCCGGATCTCCCTGTTGAACGGTATTTTAATTCTAAAGAAAAACTAGGTTTTATTGAAAACACATGGAATACCAATAGTGCCATTTCAGATGCATCAACCTCTGCTCAAACCAAATATCCGGATGGACTTTATAATTTGTTGATTCAGGCAAAAGTTGCTGATCAGGATGGAATTCTCGAGGATCAAATCGGAAGCAGAAATGTTTCTTTTCGCATTGATAATTATCGCCCCTACATTTCCAATGTCCAGGTAAAAGAGATTAGTCAAACCGGGAATGAAGAAACCCTTCTTTATGATGGTACTTGGGAATACACCAACTCAACTCTGCATTTGGATCCCTTTCAACTTGGAAATAATCAAACGGCCGGGATGAACAACGTTCGGCTCAAAGAAATGTACCATAATGGTAAGGATATTGAAATAGTAGTTCATTTTAGTGAAGCCATACCAAATATTCCGGGAAACCCAAGAGTAAGATTAAGATGTGGAGCAACCTATTCCACATTAACATCGGCTAATTCAACCTATTATGCATCTTCTGATTTAAAATACTATACTTACCATGTTCCAAGTTCAACCTTATCCGCTTTGTTTCAATCACCGGATGAGAATGTATTTATCGAAGTGGAGGCCAAGGATTATACCGGTGCTGATTTATTAGGGTTTAATCCAAATCAGACTGCAACGAATTACATTTCAGGAAACAATGAGTTTTCGTATTTGCAAATACCTTATCGAAATTGGAATGGAGGGCAAGTTGAATGGTCACAGAATCAATTATTTTCAAGTTCAACCATTGACAAATCTCACCTTTTTAAACGGGTAAATCCTTGCAGTGGAGGAACACCAACACTCGGAGGTTCATCCGCATGTCCTTTGGCAGATTTTTCTGCAAGCGTAGTTAGTATTACAGCAGGGGAATCTGTTACCTTTCATAACCTCAGTGAGAACTTAAATAATGGATATACCTGGGATTTTGGTGATGGAAATACAGGTACAACAATTACTGTAAATCAAAGTATTTCACATACCTATAATGTTGCAGGAACTTTTACTGTTAGGCTAAATGGAGTAGGAGTGGGGGTTAATGGTCAAGAAACTTATATAAGGCAAAGGTTGAATTATATTGAAGTTTTGGAACCTGAAAGTGTATCTAATCCCGGTGGAAATGGAGGTACCAATGGCGTATTGTATTGTGATTTTAATTTCTATCCAAGCAATCCTTTAGTATTAGAAAATGTTGATTTTGAATTTCTGGGAAGCGGTGGTGTTCCTCCATACCAATATTTTTGGTCATTTCAAGATGGTAACCCTGCCAATTCCAGTTCAGAAAATCCATCAACTGCCTTTATTTCTTCTGGTTCTGTAAAGACTATTACCTTAATCATTACAGATTTTACCGGGCAAACAGCTTCACATACCGAATATATTCCGGTAGGATCCAATGAACCGGTATTGGCATTTACCAATGGTCCGGGTCAATCCTGTATGACGCTTGTTCCCGGTTCCACGAACCAGTTTTCTACCGGACAAATGGTTTCTTTTGTGCCTGCTCCTATTAATAATTCACAAGGACTGGTAATATACCATTGGGATTTTGGAGATGGAAGTTTTTCTCAGGAGTTTAGCCCTGCACATGTTTATTCAAATCCGGGAAATTATTTGGCAAGCTTGACTATTACTGCCTTTAATGGGCAAACCCTTTCCTGTAACCAAGCACTTTCCGTTACAAATCCTTATCAAATTTCTAATTTAACAGTTCAAAGCACTAACGGAACAAGTCGTCAGTTGGTTGGTAATACGGCAGAAGCATTCAATTTACAGGCTAGTTTTGATGGTGCCGGTGTTAGTCAGCCTAATATTTACTATTGGAATTTTCATTTTATTGGTTTCCAAAGTACAATTCAACAGGCTGATATTTCTGTACAAACAACCTCTCCTACCCTTAGCCAATATCCCGGAATGATGCCGCCCAATTTGGTTCCAGGGAATTGGTTTGTTACGGTAACTGCCTGTAATTCTCAAGGTTGTATTAGCTCAGAGGCATTGCATTTGATAGTAAACATGGATCAACAAATTACGGAATCTAGTCCCTTGGAATTTGGTAACCTTAATTTTCAGGAGCAATGTTATTCCACTGAATCGGATGCAAATCATCGAATTGGTCTTGATTTAACGATAGGTGTATTGGAATCAAGCTATCCCAATGCCTTGAATCATCAGTGCATGTGTCAAGATCCAAGCATTCCAATAAGTTTAGCACCTTATGGGCCCTATATAACCTTTGCACCTTTACAAGCCAATGCGGATTATTATTTTGACAATACAATTGGTCCTAATAGTTTAAACAATTGGATGGAATATGCGAATTGCAATTGTACAAGTGGTAGAGGGTTTGCATGTGTTGTTTTAGACAATTTTTCAACTACGGTTTTTCCAAAACATATTGAAGGTAAAATATCTGCTGCAGCATGTGAGGTTGGTACTATGGTTGGTGATCCTGCAACCTTAGTTACTCGGACATTTGAGTTTGATATGTACAAATGTTTGAAAGCCTCTGATATTTCCATGCCGGCTTCTGTTGATTTATGCCCTGGCACTACTTATCAATTAAATGCAATAAATAATAATAAAGCCAGACCACCTTTTACTTACCAATGGACTTCAACTGATCCGGGTGCCATGGACTATATTTCTGATCCTACTATCTTAAATCCTCAATTTACTTTTCCTTCTGGATTAGATGCCGACATCACTTATAAATTGCAAATTCATTCGGGTGAAATGACTTGGAATTTTAACCAATATGATCCTTACAAGTTGATTACGTTTCATTTGCATCCAATTGCAGTTGAATTGCCGGTAACCACCTATCATGTGTGTCTTGGAAATACCATTGATTTACATGCTTCTAGTACCGGAGGGGATGGAATGAATAACCAATATATTTGGATGAGGAACATTAATATTTCACCTACTACACTGCCAAATTTTGTTCCTTCGCCTAACCTAACTAATGCCAATACGGCCGATCCAACATTTGAAGGTCCTTCAAATGGAAGTTATGATTTATATGTATTTGTAAATTCCTTGCATGGACAATGCATGGGTTATGGTATGGTTACTATTATTGTAGATGATCAGGTAGAACCAGTTTCAGCCGGAGAGGATATTATTTCATGTTCAGGCAAGGAATTGCATCTTGATGGAGAAATGCTATCGACCGCCAGCAGTGCGATGTTTCAATATCGCTGGTATAAATCAGGGGTTGAAGAAGGAGATTTTCAGCTTTGTAATCTTATTCAACCAACTGGTATTTCAATGTTTTCTCCAACATCAGTGGCTCCTTACCAAACCACTGAATATACTTTGGAAGTTTTACAACCCAATGGTTGTTCCTCCACAGACGAGTTGGTAATCTTCATTGATGAAACTTTAAATCCGATTGTTACCTATCCTGAAGATCAATTTTTATGTCATGGTGTTGGTGATTTGGAATTAAGCCTGCAAGTTCAAGGTGGAATAGCTCCTTATTGGATTGATTGGTGGAAGGAATTAGGAAGTACAGGTTATATTCAGCTTGCTAATGACCAACCTTCTATTTTATTAGGTTACAATACTATTTTCCAATCAATATCACCTCAAGATCATGTAGTGAATATTGTGACAGATGTTGTAGATGCCAATGGATGTCATACGAAAAACTTTGACCATCCAATTCGGGTGGAAGCTAATTCGCAAATTAAGGTAATACCTTCAGGTGATCAACAATATGTTTTCTACAGGGACGGTAATCCTCTTCCTCCTTTTGAAAATATTCTGCAAATTGAAGGTGGAGTTCCTGACTATTCTTACACCTGGACAAAAAATGGGGACGTTGTGTCAACGGCTTTTTCTTTCCAACCGGATGTGGTTCATGCTGGAGAATATATCTTGGACGTTTTTGATTCGAAAGGGTGCCACCAAAGCACCAGTAATTCCGTAGAGATAAATTTCTTTGATAAGAACCCCAATCCGGTTTTAGACCTCCCTATTGAAGTTTGTGAAGGACATCGGTTTTCAATTTTTTTAAAGCCTTACCTGGAGGATCCTTTTAATCCATATTTGAGTGGTTGGGGTCTGGCAATTTTTGTAAATCATCCGGATTTTGTGCCGCCAATGGATATTATAGGAATTCCCATTATTCCTGCCACTGGAGGTGAAATTGAATTTTTCCCTGAACAAGCCGGTGACTATAATTTACACTTTCAATTTGGATTTAGAGATTTGGACTGGATTCCTCCACAACCAATTTATGTTGGCCCCAATTCTATTTATGATTTTACCATTCCTGTTCATGTGGTTCCAGCAGTTGGTGTTGTTGAACCTAACGTGAGCCAATGTTCGGACATAAATACTCAGAATGAATTAGAAAATACGTATTGGGCCCAGCAAATCTTAGCTTGTCCTTCAGGTCCAGTCTCTGTGGAACCATGGGCCGTTGGAAGGTATTATGCCGGTCAAAGCATTAAGTTGTTACCAGGATTTAAGTCAAATTTCCAATCGGATTTTATAGCCAAAATCCAATGTGTTGAAACAATTGTCGAACGCTTGGATGAAACTAACCCTAGTTCCAATCAACCTGCTGTGGATACCTTGGTGAACCATCGATTTGATTCCTTCAATTATTTCCCCAATCCTTCTACCGGCAAACTCAATTTCGAACTGAATTTGTCTACAGATCAAAGGTATTTCATTGATTTACTCGATTTAACTGGTCGAAATGTGAAAAAAATAACTGCCGGGATTGGAAGTTCGGGAAAAGGGACGGTCGACCTTTCTGATTTAAGTCCGGGAACTTATTACATTAAATTAACCTGTGATTTATCATCCTTGGATCAGCGGACTTATAAACTAATTAAGCTTAACTAA
- a CDS encoding SprB repeat-containing protein, which produces MKNIHYLISMAMVLLGYQGISQNGFQLITTKAQLAGGYDVSCNNAMDGKIFVAAFGANQLDLELYKEGVLVSSYSNVDLPFGFNNLGAGRYLIKGRNQGFEAFSDTIQLFQPAPILITSNLIRAAGCYPGNDGTVEVNMQGGVGPYQLVWEGLPVIGNRLEGLGQGNYTVQVVDGNQCSFSTEINIPLALAPQVNPVVVPLNSHGFHLNCANDKNAWIHLNILNPTGSERVFWEVDQVERSFQENSIFGLDSIESVQTNYFAGVDSLTNLGPGTYRYKVYNDAGCQTTGNLVLLAPWPFYERRNLECNPNYTPSCNCAPLNFQYLNAIGGIEPYSLVGISGGLYDVHGLEMGQTYQFKMQDAYGCSGQGEVHLAVNDGLISELCPIVQMQLSELRIGGVRTSLYAGYHISKENANDGEINFSAIGGSGNYEYKARKIQDQTELVQNHGNFSGLSNGKYFLSVEDLQTGQRDTTSIELKQPGELAVTINPQFYQSCETPQGFLTAYVTGGTPGYKLEWHYQGNAGETTDLYGDIVKMEGLGSYHLVVVDANGDRVEQDYSLTQWAPLSVTANAITLSNEYHTRCDQQDGKISVEMSGGFPPFIVQMKNLKVESGDFEFQPVVTNEHQAIIENLGRGYYELTIIDSMGCKQVVYTEIKSPESANFAVTVDTYPNGYHFSCETCGDANATATSLNGTSNQYSWYQDVNHVMSQLPQLEGASSRQVVALPASFDFSQLTSLGDGNSMQLNTPDMNYLVVARNEFGCLSAVGIQLEKPRTRDGWGFNGNQLLGQDAFLGTTDSLPLVLKSNQLEGLRITTQGKVEVPVSLKSAKIFSPEIGTQEFADFQIKTNGENAILVKANGNVGIGTQMPQAKLEVMGNSVFNGNTNFLGSLVAPNLPVSSGNSVSDLSLLSINSQGQISKQPWTSNQDGCATVTTTGTTISAQYSVIPQWEDEINKIYTLCGNVGIGLDNPNSKLHVAGNGLFDGDLTTYDIHGRRAYLQSCFIQENMAQNVPFLTLESNNSALRFIPNLSGGGYNNVSHANDFGIIWSSGNANTQGKGLVIAPASTSAIGLRIDASGKVSINSTTQVPYGFSLGVGGAIICEELDVRLQGAWGDYVFDKNYKRLGLEELKKYLNENKHLPGYPSAQEVEDKGHFSLGQNIQNLTVKTEELFLYLLDLNERLLEVEKENKSLKNQLLQTIKN; this is translated from the coding sequence ATGAAAAATATACACTATTTAATTTCGATGGCCATGGTATTATTGGGCTATCAAGGTATTTCTCAAAATGGTTTTCAATTAATTACAACAAAGGCTCAATTGGCCGGAGGCTATGATGTATCATGCAACAATGCTATGGATGGGAAAATTTTTGTAGCAGCATTCGGAGCCAATCAATTGGATTTGGAATTGTATAAGGAAGGAGTATTGGTTAGTAGTTATTCCAATGTTGATTTGCCATTTGGCTTTAATAATTTGGGGGCAGGGAGGTATTTGATCAAAGGTAGGAACCAAGGATTTGAGGCTTTTTCAGATACTATTCAGCTTTTTCAACCTGCTCCTATTTTGATAACAAGTAATTTAATCAGGGCTGCAGGCTGTTATCCGGGAAATGATGGAACAGTTGAAGTAAATATGCAAGGTGGGGTAGGTCCATATCAATTGGTATGGGAAGGACTTCCTGTTATTGGCAATCGATTAGAAGGCCTGGGCCAAGGCAATTATACGGTTCAGGTAGTAGATGGGAATCAATGTTCGTTTTCCACCGAAATCAATATACCGTTAGCCTTGGCGCCACAAGTAAATCCGGTAGTTGTTCCACTAAATTCTCATGGCTTCCATTTGAATTGCGCCAATGATAAAAATGCCTGGATTCATTTAAATATATTAAACCCTACAGGATCAGAGCGGGTTTTTTGGGAAGTTGACCAAGTGGAACGAAGTTTCCAGGAGAATTCTATTTTCGGCTTAGATTCCATTGAATCAGTACAAACCAATTATTTTGCAGGAGTTGATTCATTGACTAATCTTGGACCTGGTACTTACAGATATAAAGTTTATAATGATGCAGGATGTCAAACAACTGGAAATCTAGTTTTATTGGCGCCCTGGCCTTTTTATGAAAGAAGAAATTTGGAATGCAATCCAAACTATACGCCATCGTGTAATTGTGCTCCTTTAAATTTTCAATACCTAAATGCAATTGGAGGGATTGAGCCTTATTCATTGGTAGGAATCTCAGGTGGATTATACGATGTGCATGGACTTGAAATGGGACAAACCTACCAGTTTAAAATGCAAGATGCATATGGTTGCTCCGGACAAGGTGAGGTGCATTTGGCAGTGAATGATGGATTAATTAGTGAATTGTGTCCTATTGTTCAGATGCAGCTTTCGGAATTGAGAATTGGAGGTGTTCGAACCAGTTTATATGCAGGATATCATATTTCTAAAGAAAACGCAAACGATGGAGAAATTAATTTTTCTGCCATAGGAGGGAGCGGAAATTATGAATACAAAGCAAGGAAAATACAAGATCAGACAGAATTGGTACAAAATCATGGAAATTTTTCAGGTTTAAGCAATGGAAAATACTTTCTTTCAGTAGAGGACCTCCAAACCGGACAAAGAGATACAACCAGCATAGAGTTAAAGCAACCCGGCGAGCTTGCAGTAACAATAAATCCGCAGTTCTATCAATCTTGTGAAACACCCCAAGGTTTTTTAACTGCTTATGTTACCGGTGGCACACCTGGATACAAATTGGAGTGGCATTACCAGGGAAATGCAGGTGAAACAACAGATTTATATGGAGATATAGTTAAAATGGAAGGGTTGGGTTCTTATCATTTAGTGGTGGTAGATGCGAATGGAGATCGAGTTGAACAAGATTATTCCTTAACTCAATGGGCACCATTGTCGGTAACTGCAAATGCAATAACTCTGTCAAATGAATATCATACTCGTTGTGATCAACAAGATGGTAAAATTTCAGTTGAAATGTCCGGTGGATTTCCTCCATTTATTGTTCAAATGAAAAATTTAAAAGTGGAATCCGGTGATTTTGAATTTCAACCTGTGGTAACGAATGAACATCAGGCAATAATTGAAAATTTAGGCAGAGGTTATTATGAATTGACCATTATTGATTCTATGGGATGTAAGCAAGTGGTTTATACCGAAATTAAATCACCTGAAAGTGCAAATTTTGCTGTAACGGTAGATACCTATCCCAATGGTTATCATTTTAGTTGTGAGACTTGTGGTGATGCAAATGCCACAGCAACTAGTTTAAATGGGACAAGCAATCAATATAGTTGGTACCAAGATGTAAATCATGTAATGTCTCAATTGCCTCAATTGGAAGGAGCCAGTAGTCGGCAGGTTGTAGCTTTACCTGCCTCATTTGATTTTAGTCAATTGACTAGTCTTGGAGATGGAAATTCAATGCAATTAAATACACCTGATATGAACTATTTGGTGGTTGCCAGAAATGAGTTTGGATGTCTTTCTGCAGTTGGGATTCAGTTAGAAAAGCCAAGAACAAGAGATGGTTGGGGATTTAATGGAAACCAATTATTGGGGCAAGATGCGTTTTTAGGCACGACTGATAGTTTGCCATTGGTATTAAAATCTAATCAATTGGAAGGGCTAAGAATAACCACTCAAGGCAAAGTGGAGGTTCCGGTTTCATTAAAATCTGCCAAAATTTTTAGTCCTGAAATTGGTACACAGGAATTTGCTGATTTTCAAATTAAAACAAATGGAGAAAATGCCATTCTAGTAAAAGCCAACGGAAATGTAGGTATTGGAACTCAAATGCCACAAGCTAAATTAGAGGTGATGGGTAATTCTGTATTTAATGGTAATACCAATTTTTTAGGAAGCCTGGTTGCTCCAAATTTGCCTGTTTCTTCAGGTAATTCGGTTTCAGATTTGTCCCTTTTAAGTATTAATTCTCAAGGTCAGATAAGCAAACAGCCTTGGACTTCTAATCAGGATGGTTGTGCAACGGTTACAACTACCGGAACTACAATTTCTGCACAATATAGCGTAATACCACAATGGGAGGATGAAATCAATAAAATTTATACACTTTGTGGTAATGTAGGTATAGGTTTGGATAATCCTAACAGTAAATTACATGTAGCAGGAAATGGATTGTTTGATGGAGACCTGACTACTTATGATATTCATGGCAGAAGAGCTTATTTGCAAAGTTGCTTTATTCAGGAAAACATGGCTCAGAATGTTCCCTTTTTAACCTTGGAATCCAACAATTCCGCCTTAAGGTTTATTCCTAATTTGTCAGGAGGTGGTTATAATAATGTATCTCATGCCAATGATTTCGGAATAATTTGGTCGAGTGGCAATGCAAATACCCAAGGAAAAGGATTGGTAATTGCACCTGCATCAACGAGTGCAATAGGATTGAGAATCGATGCCAGCGGGAAAGTTTCAATCAATTCAACTACCCAAGTTCCGTATGGATTTTCTTTAGGTGTTGGAGGGGCCATTATTTGTGAAGAATTGGATGTTAGGTTGCAAGGGGCTTGGGGTGATTATGTTTTTGACAAGAACTATAAAAGGTTAGGCTTAGAGGAATTAAAAAAATACTTGAATGAGAACAAGCATTTACCGGGTTATCCTAGTGCTCAGGAAGTGGAGGATAAAGGCCATTTTTCATTAGGTCAAAATATTCAAAACCTAACTGTAAAAACGGAAGAACTATTCTTGTATCTTTTGGACCTCAATGAGCGACTCCTAGAAGTTGAAAAAGAGAATAAATCATTAAAAAATCAATTATTACAAACCATTAAAAATTAA
- a CDS encoding LUD domain-containing protein encodes MLTTKDTESRERVLKKVRNALIPKSNDHYAQVDLTKSVYKEDHDPLEVVFAKNFTALSGKFTFCENDDDLVTQLKETADLQKWSGILCLEPTIQNLLTKAGIPYVSDLSRISETRIGIGACESLVARYGSVMVSSKQASGRKLPTYPDTHVVIAYTQQIVMDLKDSYSLLKEKYQGNLPSLISNIAGPSRSADIEKTLVMGAHGPKEIFVFLVEG; translated from the coding sequence ATGCTAACAACTAAAGATACAGAGAGTAGGGAGCGGGTTTTAAAGAAAGTCCGAAATGCCTTGATTCCTAAGTCCAACGACCATTATGCACAAGTTGATTTGACGAAATCAGTGTACAAGGAAGACCATGACCCATTGGAGGTAGTATTTGCCAAGAACTTTACAGCCCTTTCCGGGAAATTCACCTTTTGCGAAAATGATGATGATTTGGTGACCCAATTAAAAGAGACTGCCGATCTTCAGAAGTGGTCAGGTATCTTATGTTTGGAACCGACTATTCAGAATCTGTTAACAAAGGCAGGAATACCTTATGTTTCGGATTTGTCAAGAATTTCGGAAACTAGAATTGGCATAGGTGCTTGTGAAAGTCTGGTGGCGAGGTATGGTTCGGTAATGGTATCTTCGAAACAAGCATCGGGAAGAAAACTTCCCACCTACCCGGATACGCATGTGGTAATCGCGTATACTCAGCAAATTGTAATGGATTTAAAAGACTCCTATTCATTGCTGAAGGAGAAGTATCAAGGTAATTTACCCTCATTAATTTCAAATATTGCCGGACCTAGCCGAAGTGCAGATATTGAAAAAACTTTGGTCATGGGGGCTCATGGGCCAAAAGAAATTTTTGTTTTCCTGGTAGAGGGTTAA